The proteins below are encoded in one region of Caloramator mitchellensis:
- a CDS encoding replicative helicase loader/inhibitor, protein MTKLEVGKIFAVLSAAYDKFEVNEFKQQLWFEMLQDIPYQIVQIAIKKIILESPFPPTISDIRRQCADVTQKKCEQIDAGQAWGEITKAIRLYGYCRPEEALNSLSPLTRQVAERLSWREICLCEEQNIGVLRGQFIKIYNSLQERERKSRLLPDSIKNEIKMLENESAKLIG, encoded by the coding sequence TTGACTAAACTTGAAGTTGGTAAAATTTTTGCTGTTTTATCTGCAGCATATGATAAATTTGAGGTGAATGAATTTAAACAGCAGCTGTGGTTTGAGATGCTTCAGGATATTCCTTATCAAATTGTTCAGATTGCAATAAAAAAGATTATTCTAGAAAGTCCATTTCCGCCCACGATTTCAGATATCAGAAGACAATGTGCAGATGTTACCCAGAAGAAATGTGAACAAATAGATGCGGGACAGGCATGGGGAGAAATAACTAAAGCTATAAGATTATATGGCTATTGCAGGCCGGAAGAAGCACTTAACAGCCTAAGTCCATTAACACGTCAGGTTGCTGAAAGGTTGTCATGGAGAGAGATTTGCCTTTGTGAAGAACAAAACATAGGCGTATTAAGAGGGCAGTTTATTAAGATATACAACTCTCTTCAGGAAAGAGAGAGAAAGAGCAGGCTCTTGCCTGACTCTATAAAGAATGAGATTAAAATGCTCGAGAATGAAAGTGCTAAATTGATTGGGTGA
- a CDS encoding DUF554 domain-containing protein — translation MLGTIVNFFSIIVGSLLGLVFKKGMPERINETIMSGLALCVLLIGVSGTLKSQNILLIIFSIVIGGIAGELVNIDKLLNNLGDFIEGKLKGKGNVSEGFVTASLLYCVGAMAIVGSLQSGLEGNHKILFAKSILDGVSAIIFSSTLGIGVVFSAFSVLIYQGLITLMASFLKPLLVTATINEMTAVGSLLIIGLSFNMLKISKIKVANLLPAVIIPILYQVVLNFIK, via the coding sequence ATGCTCGGAACTATTGTCAATTTCTTTTCAATTATCGTGGGCAGTTTATTGGGTTTGGTATTCAAAAAAGGAATGCCTGAGAGAATTAATGAAACCATCATGAGCGGCCTTGCACTTTGTGTTTTATTAATTGGAGTATCTGGAACTTTAAAATCCCAAAATATATTATTGATTATCTTTTCTATTGTTATAGGTGGAATCGCAGGTGAATTAGTAAATATAGACAAACTTTTAAATAATCTTGGCGATTTTATCGAGGGTAAATTAAAGGGTAAAGGCAATGTTTCAGAGGGGTTTGTAACTGCAAGCCTTCTGTATTGCGTTGGAGCAATGGCAATTGTCGGCTCACTCCAGAGCGGTCTTGAGGGGAATCACAAAATACTATTTGCAAAATCCATATTAGACGGGGTATCTGCAATCATATTCTCTTCCACCCTTGGTATTGGGGTAGTATTTTCAGCTTTTTCGGTATTGATTTATCAAGGCTTAATCACATTGATGGCATCATTTTTAAAGCCCTTGTTAGTAACAGCAACGATTAATGAAATGACTGCAGTAGGAAGCCTTTTAATTATCGGCCTTTCATTTAACATGCTTAAAATATCTAAGATTAAGGTAGCAAATCTTCTTCCTGCGGTAATAATTCCTATTTTATATCAAGTTGTCCTAAATTTTATAAAATAA
- a CDS encoding HesB/IscA family protein, with product MQIKISADAAMELKKKIQEKGENHGIRVYIAGFGUGGPSYGMALDVPKEGDKVFEVEGVNIILDDEMVEYTPGFIIDYRNTYFGKRFSVDSLYGGGGCS from the coding sequence ATGCAAATTAAAATATCAGCAGATGCTGCTATGGAGCTTAAGAAAAAAATACAAGAAAAAGGCGAAAACCACGGGATTAGAGTTTATATCGCAGGTTTTGGATGAGGTGGTCCAAGCTACGGAATGGCACTGGATGTGCCAAAGGAAGGCGACAAGGTTTTTGAAGTTGAAGGTGTTAATATAATTCTTGATGACGAAATGGTTGAATATACTCCAGGGTTTATCATTGATTATAGAAACACTTACTTTGGAAAGAGATTTTCAGTAGACTCACT